From Aegilops tauschii subsp. strangulata cultivar AL8/78 chromosome 5, Aet v6.0, whole genome shotgun sequence:
TCCAAACGGGGCCTTGTGGTGATTACATGTATGCTGGTGTCGTTGAAGAGCATTCCTCCTGCAGAAATGGCCCCCTCGAACTGGTTCTGGAGCTCACTGTCCCTGGTGAAGAGGTAAGCTGCAAGTGGCTTAGCCATTGAGTTGATGAGACCAAAGCTTTCGTGGATCTTGTCAACCTGAAAGAAAAAGAGAACATTTGACTCAGATGCACATCATGTACCACCAGTAATCTCCTGTGCTTCTTTTTTTGAGGGGAATCTTATTGGTCAAAAATGAAGTGAAATTCTCTGAATCTAAAAGAGTTGGCTCTGACCGTGAGGATCGGAAGCAAGGGCCCGAATATTTCCTCCTTCATGATGGCGGAATCGAGAGGGACATCTAGGAATATTGTAGGGGCGATCTTCCTGCGGTACAATGAACAAACGATATGTGGGCAGATCAACCAAACGCATTATGCGCATGATGCTGGTTTGCTAGAGTTTGTAATATGAAGATGGAATCCACTCACAGCTGCTGTTCATCCCTCTGCCCGCCGAACACGATCTTGTCGGAGACCATCTCTTCGTCCATCAAGCCCTTGAGCCTGCCAAAATGGCTGGCATTCACGACGCGGGACAAGTCCGCTGATAGTAGTGGATCCTTCCCGTAGAACTTCTCCAAAACTTTCTTCAAAGACTCGAGCTTCCAAGTTACGTTCAACGAAAAGTTAGGATTCATCACCCTCGTAAAAAAAGAGGGTTAGAACTGTGCAAACAAACATATATGCACGTACCAGCTTTGGGGCAAAAGCCTGTGTGGTGATGATGAAATCAGGAGCAATGCAGGCCTGGCCATTGTTGCAACCCCACTTGCCAGCAGCGATCCTCTTGGCAGCAATCTTTgtagaaaaataataataattaagaAACATGAGTTAGAAAAAAATGGAACATCTAAGAGAAGGTGAGTTTTTTTTTCGTGGGATTTTGGCACTGATCATTCAGACTGGGGAAGATTGATTTTACGTGGAGATCGACGTTTGAATCGACAACCACCGGGCATTTGCCACCGAGCTCCAAGACGGCCGGCGTCAGATGCTTGGCCGCTGCGGTCATCACGACGCGTCCGACTCTACTGTTGCCTGCAATTTTTCGTCGCAACATGCGTTGGTTGGGTGCAGGCGAGAAGAAGGTTTCGAGCTTCATCGACGGCGGTCGTCAAGAACTGACATGGAGATTGGCACTGACCTGTGTAGAAGATTTTGTCCCACTTCTGGTTTAGGAGCGCGGTGGTCTCCTTGACGCCGCCCTCGATGACCTTGATGCAGGTGCCGTCCACGAACCGCGGCAGCAGCTCGGCCAGCAGCGACGACATGGCTGGTGCCCCCTCAGACGGCTTCAGCGCAACGGCGTTGCCGGCGGCGATCGCACCGATGACCGGGTCCAGGGACAGCACTGAGATGATCGGTAGATATGTCGTTTGGAACGCATGAGTTTCATGGTTTTTCCCATTTGAAATGAGACACAGTATGAAGAGCAAGAAGATAAAAGAGAAAATTCCTTATTTGACAATATCTTAAAATCTGCTTCTTTATTTGACACCGGAAAAGTTTTTCTTCCCTATTTAACACAAGTTCTAAATTTTATTCCCTATATGATATTTCCGCCCATTTTGAGCCTAAATGACACCTGAAAAGACTCTTTTGCCCCTCATGTGGTGTGTGTGGGAGGCAATAGCGCACACACGCAGCATCAGTGCGAGGGCAGGAGCACACACGCAGCAACACATACACATGCACAACACGCACGCACGCGTGCACACACGCAACAACACGCACGCGCGCGTGCACACACACGCAGCAACACACATGCACGCGCACACACACGcagcacacacacacatacacacacgcAGCAGCAGCACACACGCATGCAGCACATAGGCACGCAACagcacacacacacgcgcgcatgTACACACGCAGTAGCAAACACACACGCAGcagcacacatgcacacacacatgCAGCAGCAGCACACATGTGCGCGTGCACCCACACACGCAACAGCACacatgcgcgcgcacacacatacCGCATGAAGGGCAAAATCATCTTTTCAGGTGTCATTTAGGCTCAAAATTGACGGAAGTGTCGTATAGGGAATAAAATTTAGGATTAGTGTCAAATAGGGATTTTTTTTTCCAGTGTCAAATAAGGAACCAAATTTTAAGACAGTATCAAATAAGGAATTTTCTTAAGATAAAAATATCACTTGAGCTTCCCCGCAACACAAATTAATTATTAGAGCTGGATCTCGAGCCAATTTTCTTATATGTCCCGCTGCAACTCGTAAATTACTTTATCATCTAGTGTCATAGGAGTATTACTAAGCCTGAAGTATTAAAATTGCATTGTTTTGAAAAAAATGCAATTTTAATAAAACGGCACTTTTTTTTCCATAAGATGGTTGGATAATCCAAAAGTATATAAACGTGACTCGGATTTATGAAGATTATTTTTTTAAAAACTTCTAAATACACAATATGTATTGTTGGTAAAGCTTagtaactcaaagttcaaatgatGAAAGAATTTGAGTACACGTGATGAAATTGAGTACAATCCATTATTTTCTCCGAAAAAAAGAGCGAGTACAGTCCATTATTTACCTACTAGTTCTGTCCCAGTGAAAACATCCCCACATAAAAAAGAATCCACATTAGTTCTGATGTTGTGACCATTATTTACCTACTAGTTCTGTCCCAGTGAAAACGTCCCCACATAAAAAAGAATCCACATTAGTTCTCATGTTATGACGGTTGTGTCCATAGAATTGCCTAAGGCTGCTTGTAATGGATAGTATTAGTATCATGCAGATGATATTAATGTATGATATTACCTccctaatgcatagtatcatatattagtatcatagATGACTTTATTTATTGCTATGTATAACATACATATTAGTAGTATAATTtttattatgatacggtatcatgatatgatatgatACTCAACCATCTCTTTTttcatttaattctatgccacctcatcaaaattgactagttggcatgcatgacaCTAGCTATGAAACTCCCATTATGACTAGCCTAACATGGTTTTTCGTCTAGGACAATGCCGCCCTGCAAGATCACAACCTACTGGCTCAACTTGGCGGCGACGCTGCGCACCGGCGTGAACTCTCCCCACGATGCACTACCGCGGCCGGATCCTTGGCGTGGATCTGGCGGACCTGGCGCCATGGGGGATCTAGCCCGCCCATCCGGGTGAAGGAGAAGGAGGACATCGTTTACCATCGACCCAGCCGCCCCCTCGTTCCGGTGAATGAGGTCATCCCCGTCGAGGCCTAGCCGGAGCCCGAGGACCCGATCCACCCTGTGTTTCATCTCTCTGCCCTCGAAGCTCGGAACTCCCACACTCATcaacgaggaggaggagcggctaTCGCTTGTGAGTCGACCCCTACGCCTTCTTCGAGGATCTCTTGTCATtgtcggaggaggaggacgatgacTAGACGACGCCGGCCTCAGACTAGCGTAGGTAGTATTAGGTAGCAATATGGCTCATACAGAGACATGCTTATTTTTAAAATGTCATAAAGTGACATTTGAAGTCGCTAAATTATATGTAAAGAGACGCATTTTGACAACTATTACAGTTTTTGTTAAGTTATTTCTCTGATACATGCGTTTGGTATGTCTAATTTGATCTGTATTTGCGCACGGCCGTCACGGCCTCTTTATCCATATAGAGTGCGGCCGATGGCGATGCGAATCCGCTAGAATTAATCTTAGTTGAGGGTCAAAATATGAGATATTCTTTTGAAGGGGTAAAACTGTTCAAAAGTATTGAAAAGTGTCATACACATAAAAAATGATGCGTTGTTAGTTGTACTAATTGACCCATGCCTTTTATGTTGTACCCCttcttaaatataagtctttgtagagatttcactacgaatcacattttgcttcgtatgtaaaatatggttcatagtggaatctctagaaagacttatatttagaaatggaGGAAGTATATATAATGCATGAAAGACGCACGGTACCAGATAGGGTTAATGCACGAAAGATACATGACATAGAAGAAAATAAATGAAGCTACATTTTATTGATGGCTTTGTGGCCGTCAACTAACTAACTATCTGAAACTAAGCTATCTCAACGAGATGCACTATTCTGGCAGCGCAGGAAGATGGAAGTGATTTGTACAAGAGCTGAAAGATACCAAAGTATAAATGTCGACAGCGACGGAACGAAATCCAAACCCCCAGGACGGCAATCATGCACACAACCCTCCGTTCTGCAACAGTGAAGTGGGGGATGCCTACGTGGCACTTCTTTACGTGCACACCAACCACAGTTATATGCCAGGCGCATTTACCCGCAAAAAGTAAAGAAAAAAGAGGAGTACATGCCAGCCGCATGAGCATGTGGGCTGAGCAAATCATTCCCATTCTTATACTTACATCTCATGGCTCATTTTCCTATTAACTGGACCATTTTCCCTCTTCTATAATGCAAAGGCAGAGCATCTGCCGTTCACGCTCAAAAAAATCTCATGGCTCATGCAcacatgttgcatgcatgcaccaGCTAGTGGTTGTTCCCAGTTTCTGGGTAACTTTTTAGTTGAAGATCTTCCTCTGTTTATATTCCCTTTAATtaatagtgatctaaacactctaatatttctttacagaggaagTACGATCCAATTTCATTTAACTTCAATTTGATGTATCCTATACACAATGAAATTAGTAGCGCACGCGTGAAAGCTTGTTGAATGGCATTTTAATTTATGGCTAAACATTTTTTCTGTCAACTTAGGTTCCATGCATGTAGCTAGGAGTGTTCAAATGAACTTACAGAGAGGGTAGTTCCAGGCGGAGATGACGAGCACGAGGCCGAGGGGCTCTGGCGTAATCCTCGCCGTCGAGGGGAAATTCATGAGCTTTGCAGGAACCTGAACCAAGGGTATGTCGCTATTCTATCAATGCTTAACAAGATAATGGACATTGTGTGATATAAATCTGCAAGTGATTAGCTGCTGCGGGTACAGAGCATGATTGGTTTTCTATCAATAGGTTTGTGTACAGTGTAGGCTTCATAGCTGTAGAGAAACTGTTGATTAAGCTATCGATATCTCACATCATATCAAGGTACTAGTGAATCGACAATGATATACCTTCTGGGGTTTCATCCATTTCTTGAGATTCTTCAAGGCAAACAAGCACGACGACTTGATCAGAGATAGCTGCCTCATCAAAATTCACAATTGACAAGAGAACAAATAACATGTGAGTAAGCATGTGACTAGCCACTAGAGAAAGCCCAGTGCGAAATAGATAAATAAACCAAAAAGCTCAAATAATACATGAACTT
This genomic window contains:
- the LOC109739528 gene encoding aldehyde dehydrogenase family 3 member H1; this encodes MVESRAAAVQELRARFAAGQTRPAEWRAAQLRGVLRMATEMEAEICDALHADLGKPKTEAHVHELSLIKSSCLFALKNLKKWMKPQKVPAKLMNFPSTARITPEPLGLVLVISAWNYPLLLSLDPVIGAIAAGNAVALKPSEGAPAMSSLLAELLPRFVDGTCIKVIEGGVKETTALLNQKWDKIFYTGNSRVGRVVMTAAAKHLTPAVLELGGKCPVVVDSNVDLHIAAKRIAAGKWGCNNGQACIAPDFIITTQAFAPKLLESLKKVLEKFYGKDPLLSADLSRVVNASHFGRLKGLMDEEMVSDKIVFGGQRDEQQLKIAPTIFLDVPLDSAIMKEEIFGPLLPILTVDKIHESFGLINSMAKPLAAYLFTRDSELQNQFEGAISAGGMLFNDTSIHLTNPYLPFGGVGESGTGAYHGKFSFDAFSHRKAVMNRGFAGEARARYPPYSAPKLKILKGVLEGKLGDMIQAILGFPRGK